A window of the Cellvibrio sp. pealriver genome harbors these coding sequences:
- a CDS encoding DUF2884 family protein translates to MKIVVAGLCVAMACSVQAGQSCNINVQGDLSISKDAIRVAEEGRPVYEITRDNTLFVDGVAVVLDSEQTALLGRYESQLRALVPQV, encoded by the coding sequence ATGAAAATCGTAGTTGCCGGGTTGTGTGTGGCAATGGCCTGCAGTGTGCAGGCCGGCCAAAGCTGCAATATCAACGTGCAGGGTGATTTGAGTATTTCCAAAGACGCGATCCGCGTTGCGGAAGAAGGGCGGCCAGTTTATGAAATTACCCGCGACAACACCCTGTTTGTGGATGGTGTGGCAGTGGTGTTGGATAGCGAACAAACCGCACTGCTGGGCCGGTATGAATCGCAGTTGCGTGCACTGGTGCCGCAGGTGTAA
- a CDS encoding DUF2884 family protein, translated as MAVEGINMAVTALSITIDGLLGEGNKVSQQLRDELNGLKGDVQQYFSPDNTIRFNAKGDSTPDLLGDYFATRVERIVETSVQESLGDVLLALGREVLASGGDMEAFGVRMEKFGQQMEQQMNAKSALLETRGAALCDSIRALDVIEEQLKVKLPQASQFNLLQVETPAQVHTI; from the coding sequence GTGGCGGTGGAAGGCATCAATATGGCAGTGACAGCGCTTTCGATCACCATTGATGGGTTATTGGGTGAAGGGAATAAAGTGTCGCAGCAATTGCGCGATGAACTGAATGGTTTGAAGGGTGATGTGCAGCAATATTTTTCACCGGACAATACCATCAGGTTTAACGCCAAGGGTGATAGCACGCCCGATTTGTTAGGTGATTATTTTGCAACGCGTGTTGAGCGAATAGTTGAAACATCCGTACAGGAATCATTGGGTGATGTGTTGTTAGCCCTGGGTAGGGAAGTATTGGCCAGTGGTGGCGATATGGAAGCATTTGGCGTGCGGATGGAAAAGTTTGGCCAGCAAATGGAGCAGCAGATGAATGCAAAATCAGCTCTGCTTGAAACACGCGGCGCGGCCTTGTGCGACTCCATCCGGGCACTGGATGTGATTGAGGAGCAACTAAAAGTGAAGTTGCCGCAGGCGAGCCAATTTAATCTGTTGCAGGTGGAAACGCCTGCGCAAGTACACACAATTTAA
- a CDS encoding head GIN domain-containing protein, producing the protein MLIRSLSFALVSVFVAANVQAEIVAKTYPVKDFSEFVSGGNTSVEITQDGTEYLRVEAEAEVMKRIKVDQTGKRVSVWAKGEPGFFNWFNHSNEPVRIVLRVKKLEYLEISGGARANVGDLQSDIFRLGVSGAGNVEFAGLNAGELIVDLSGAANVKLNALNSKRQDFDLSGASNVDIRAEGNTQSLEVTASGASNFRGRKLTAKDANLGASGASHVEASVTDVLTAEASGASSIDYYGDPKAKTNSSGASHVNAH; encoded by the coding sequence ATGTTAATTCGCTCTCTATCATTTGCACTGGTTAGCGTGTTTGTCGCGGCTAATGTGCAAGCAGAAATCGTTGCCAAAACCTATCCCGTAAAAGATTTTTCTGAATTTGTCAGCGGTGGAAATACCTCTGTTGAGATCACCCAGGACGGCACTGAGTATTTGCGTGTCGAGGCAGAAGCAGAAGTGATGAAGCGTATCAAGGTCGATCAAACCGGAAAGCGCGTCAGCGTGTGGGCAAAAGGGGAGCCGGGATTTTTCAATTGGTTTAATCACAGCAATGAGCCCGTGCGCATCGTATTGCGTGTTAAAAAATTGGAATACCTGGAAATTTCCGGTGGCGCACGCGCTAATGTAGGTGATTTACAGAGCGATATTTTCCGGCTTGGCGTGAGCGGTGCGGGCAATGTGGAATTTGCCGGCCTTAATGCTGGGGAGTTGATTGTGGATTTGTCGGGTGCGGCCAATGTAAAACTGAATGCACTCAACAGCAAACGTCAGGATTTTGATTTATCCGGTGCATCAAACGTGGATATACGTGCAGAGGGGAACACCCAGTCATTGGAAGTGACTGCCAGCGGCGCGAGCAATTTCCGCGGCAGAAAATTAACTGCAAAAGACGCTAATTTGGGTGCGAGTGGTGCATCGCATGTTGAAGCATCAGTCACTGATGTGCTCACGGCAGAGGCGAGTGGCGCATCCAGTATTGATTACTACGGCGATCCAAAAGCAAAAACCAATTCCAGTGGTGCCAGCCACGTCAATGCACATTAA
- a CDS encoding sensor domain-containing diguanylate cyclase, whose amino-acid sequence MNAPSFPALGKYVDLLVDAICVVDKQGHFLYVSPSAEQIFGYSQMEMMGRQMLDLMHPDDRQRTLHTVAGIMAGEPQPHFENRYIRKDGEIVHIMWSARWSEADQCRVAVARDITRRKHAESIQQAVFAIAEASHNTQDLNTLFAQIHRIISELLPADNFAIALRDKSSAAVSLPYSREQVVMDFGNDSSETSNQLLNKVLHKNEACLYNAMHERMALQSWLGVPLKSHSGVLGALVLKSYSAQQHYSEKNLELLQFVSTQIAAAVERKQMMARLEHLALYDQLTKLPNRTLFYDRIHSAMARAKRHQVIFSLLYLDMDKFKAVNDNYGHTAGDVLLEQAARRLESCVRECDTVVRFGGDEFVILLENLDYPEQSITVVQKIRDVFQEAFDLQGQMVRIMPSIGIAHYPLDGDTDQALLRHADNAMYAAKQNAVNVH is encoded by the coding sequence ATGAATGCCCCCTCTTTCCCTGCCTTGGGCAAATATGTTGACCTGCTGGTTGATGCCATCTGCGTGGTGGATAAACAAGGTCACTTTTTGTATGTGAGCCCCAGTGCCGAACAAATTTTCGGTTACAGCCAAATGGAGATGATGGGCAGGCAAATGCTGGACTTGATGCACCCGGATGACCGTCAACGCACACTGCACACAGTTGCCGGAATTATGGCGGGCGAACCCCAACCTCATTTTGAAAATCGCTATATCCGCAAAGACGGCGAAATAGTGCATATCATGTGGTCGGCACGGTGGTCAGAAGCAGACCAATGCAGGGTAGCTGTAGCGCGCGATATCACCCGACGCAAACATGCCGAAAGCATTCAACAAGCCGTGTTTGCGATTGCCGAGGCATCCCATAATACGCAGGACTTAAACACACTCTTCGCGCAAATCCATCGCATTATCAGTGAGTTGTTACCGGCCGATAATTTCGCGATTGCATTGCGCGATAAATCTTCTGCTGCTGTCAGCCTTCCTTATTCACGCGAACAAGTGGTGATGGATTTTGGCAATGACAGCAGCGAAACGAGCAATCAACTGTTAAATAAAGTGCTACATAAAAACGAAGCCTGTCTTTACAACGCCATGCATGAGCGTATGGCACTGCAAAGCTGGCTGGGTGTACCACTGAAATCACACTCAGGCGTGTTGGGCGCACTGGTATTAAAAAGTTATTCTGCACAACAGCATTACAGCGAAAAAAATCTGGAATTATTGCAATTTGTCTCTACACAAATCGCCGCTGCGGTTGAGCGCAAACAAATGATGGCGCGACTGGAGCATCTTGCGCTTTACGACCAACTGACCAAGCTCCCCAACCGCACCTTATTTTATGATCGTATTCATTCGGCCATGGCGCGCGCCAAACGCCATCAAGTCATCTTTTCACTGCTGTATTTGGATATGGATAAATTCAAAGCCGTGAATGACAACTACGGGCACACTGCAGGTGATGTTCTGCTAGAGCAGGCAGCGCGCCGTTTGGAATCCTGTGTGCGCGAGTGCGATACCGTAGTCAGGTTTGGCGGCGATGAATTTGTCATATTGCTGGAAAATCTGGATTACCCCGAACAAAGCATTACGGTTGTGCAAAAAATCCGGGATGTTTTTCAAGAAGCATTTGATCTACAAGGGCAAATGGTACGCATCATGCCCAGCATAGGAATCGCACACTATCCGTTAGACGGTGACACCGACCAGGCCTTGCTGCGCCATGCCGATAACGCCATGTACGCAGCAAAACAAAACGCGGTTAATGTGCATTGA
- a CDS encoding lipopolysaccharide assembly protein LapB has protein sequence MKEMFLFLNKKISVGASVFLFPAMVVAADSSHVADAEAENTNAGVQAYLEGRYDDAEQFFLGHTKTAASKNESLIFLGRIAIMRGDTELAVNYVEQALAIGPNSAEEVKISGDVYCNQAQGASIFTALKLAKKCAAQYEAALQIDANNIEALAAAARFYLSAPSIAGGSTKKGAEYLQRLQQLSPEDADTYKIHSLEQDGKTDAALQLADELSGKTFNSAINQYEVAHFYRDKKVFDKAKRLFESVSNTPVSVKTKWHIHDSLLQLGEIAIMENDFDKGIEYIERYQSKNKNPKDPHYFWASWSLAKAYKSVGNTEKYALLVNKIKSEDYQKDKAFSKEFEANI, from the coding sequence ATGAAGGAAATGTTCTTGTTTTTAAATAAAAAAATCAGTGTTGGCGCAAGCGTGTTTTTGTTCCCGGCAATGGTAGTTGCGGCGGATTCGTCGCATGTCGCTGATGCAGAGGCAGAAAATACCAATGCCGGAGTTCAGGCTTATCTTGAAGGGCGTTATGACGATGCCGAGCAGTTTTTTTTAGGTCATACGAAAACCGCAGCAAGTAAAAATGAGTCACTTATTTTTCTGGGCAGGATCGCCATTATGCGCGGTGATACGGAATTGGCGGTAAATTACGTTGAGCAAGCTTTGGCTATTGGCCCTAATTCAGCGGAAGAAGTGAAAATTTCTGGCGATGTTTATTGCAATCAGGCGCAAGGGGCATCGATTTTTACTGCACTGAAATTAGCAAAAAAATGTGCGGCACAATATGAGGCTGCATTACAGATAGATGCTAACAATATAGAGGCTTTAGCTGCTGCGGCACGCTTTTATCTCAGCGCGCCCTCTATTGCCGGAGGATCAACCAAAAAAGGTGCCGAGTATTTACAGCGCTTGCAGCAGTTGTCTCCTGAGGATGCAGATACTTATAAAATTCATAGTCTGGAGCAAGACGGAAAAACCGATGCTGCGCTGCAATTAGCAGATGAGTTAAGCGGTAAAACATTCAATTCGGCAATTAATCAATATGAAGTTGCGCATTTTTATCGGGATAAAAAAGTATTCGACAAAGCAAAACGTCTGTTTGAATCCGTTTCCAATACGCCCGTTAGCGTCAAAACCAAATGGCATATCCATGACAGCCTGCTCCAGTTAGGGGAAATTGCCATTATGGAAAACGACTTTGACAAGGGCATTGAGTATATTGAGCGGTATCAATCGAAGAACAAAAACCCAAAAGATCCGCATTATTTTTGGGCATCCTGGAGTTTGGCAAAGGCGTATAAGTCGGTAGGCAATACGGAAAAATATGCGCTGTTGGTTAATAAAATAAAGTCGGAGGACTATCAAAAAGATAAGGCCTTCTCCAAAGAGTTTGAAGCCAATATATAA
- a CDS encoding GntR family transcriptional regulator produces the protein MTMNWNDDQPIYRQLREKIAALILSGAIKEGEPLPSVRQVSSDYQINHITVSKAYQELVDMGLVEARRGMGMYVLDGAQQKLHGIEKEKFISTEIPALVQRMRQLGVSKKELIAALQAVQGE, from the coding sequence ATGACAATGAATTGGAATGATGACCAACCTATTTATCGACAGCTGCGCGAAAAAATCGCAGCGTTGATCTTATCCGGCGCGATTAAAGAAGGGGAGCCTTTACCTTCGGTTCGTCAGGTATCGAGCGATTATCAAATTAATCATATTACCGTCAGTAAAGCTTATCAGGAGTTGGTAGATATGGGACTGGTTGAAGCGCGGCGCGGTATGGGTATGTATGTGCTCGATGGTGCACAACAAAAACTACACGGGATTGAAAAGGAAAAATTCATTTCTACCGAAATTCCGGCGTTGGTGCAACGTATGCGTCAGCTGGGCGTGAGCAAAAAAGAATTGATCGCTGCATTGCAAGCGGTTCAAGGAGAATAA
- a CDS encoding ABC transporter ATP-binding protein, with product MNQVISAQGVSKHYGKKVALDNVNLQIASGKIVGLIGPNGAGKTSLLKGVLGLAPVDGELSVLGMNPQRERVKLLERVSFIADTATLPQWISVRELIAYTEGVHPRFSRTQCLKYLAETSIALTDKVRSLSKGMVTQLHLALIMSIDSELLVLDEPTLGLDILYRKQFYENLLNNYYDDQKTILITTHQVEEIETILTDLVFINQGKIVLDTSMEQVAAQYVELHVDANYKDHALAHNPIHSRRLLGGFSMLFEPNEQQRESLAQLGKLTTPSLSELFVAKIKPQHVAKEVA from the coding sequence GTGAATCAAGTCATTAGTGCACAAGGTGTCAGCAAGCATTACGGAAAAAAGGTAGCGCTTGATAATGTAAATTTGCAAATAGCATCAGGAAAAATCGTTGGGCTTATTGGCCCTAACGGTGCGGGCAAAACCAGTTTGCTGAAAGGTGTTTTGGGCTTGGCTCCTGTTGACGGCGAGCTTAGTGTTTTAGGAATGAACCCCCAGCGCGAGCGAGTGAAATTATTAGAGCGCGTTTCCTTTATTGCCGATACCGCCACGCTGCCGCAGTGGATCAGCGTGCGCGAGTTGATCGCTTACACCGAAGGCGTTCATCCGCGTTTTAGTCGTACGCAGTGTTTAAAATATCTTGCGGAAACTTCTATTGCACTGACCGATAAAGTCAGGTCGCTCTCCAAGGGTATGGTTACCCAATTGCATTTGGCATTGATTATGTCGATTGATAGTGAGCTATTGGTATTGGATGAGCCGACCTTGGGCTTGGATATTCTCTATCGCAAACAGTTTTATGAAAACTTGTTAAATAATTATTACGATGACCAGAAAACCATTTTGATTACTACGCATCAAGTAGAAGAAATCGAAACTATCTTGACGGATCTGGTGTTTATCAATCAGGGTAAAATTGTGTTGGATACCAGCATGGAACAAGTTGCTGCGCAATATGTGGAGTTGCATGTGGATGCCAATTACAAAGATCATGCGTTGGCGCACAACCCTATTCACAGTCGTCGCTTATTGGGCGGGTTCAGTATGTTGTTTGAACCTAATGAACAACAGCGCGAATCGCTGGCGCAATTGGGTAAGCTCACTACGCCGAGCTTAAGTGAATTATTTGTGGCAAAAATAAAACCACAGCATGTGGCGAAGGAGGTTGCGTAA